In Novosphingobium sp. G106, the sequence TGCCCGGCTGCGCGAGGCAGCATTCGGCGGCGTGACACGCGAACTGCTCGAAGCTGCATCGTTTCCCATGCTGTTCGCGCATTAAGCGGCCGCAATGGAGCCATTCGCAAGTTCCGTTGCTGGCTTGCCGAGCGGGGCTTCCGTCATGGACATCGCGGCCAGTGCGCGCGGGCTCGCTCTCGCGACCGCGATCGGCCTTCTGATCGGAGCAGAGCGCGGCTGGCGCATGCGCCACGAGGAGCCGGGCACCCGGGTCGCCGGAGTGCGCACTTTTGCGCTCCTGGGTCTTCTCGGCGGCCTCGCCACGATCGCTTCGGCCCATGGCCTCGGCGCGCTCGCTTTCCTCGTCCTTCTGGGGGCGATTGCCATGCTGCTCATCGGCTATCACAGCGAGATGCGCTCCGCCGCGCATCTGAGCGCCACTTCGGCCATCGCCGGCGTCACCACGATACTGCTCGGGGGATTGGCGGCAGCCGGCTACATGGCCCTGGCCTGCGTCGGTGCTGGCGCGGCGGTAGCCCTCTTGGCGTCGCGCGAGGCCTTGCACGGCGCGATCGGCCGCACGAGCCAGGCGGAAATGACCGCGCTTCTCCGGCTGGCGCTCGTCACGTTCCTCATTCTTCCGATCCTGCCCGACGCGGACATCGGACCGTGGGGCGGGATCAATCCGCGCCGGATATGGTTCGTGGTCGTCGTAGTCGGGGCCATTTCCTTCGGCGGATATGTCCTGGCCCGCTGGCAGGGCGGACGGCGTGGGCCCCTCATGGCCGCCTTGGTCGGTGCGCTCGTATCCTCGACCGCCGTCACTATCGAGGCGGCACGGCGAATCCGGGAAAGCGGAACCAGTCCGGCCGACGACGGCGCGGTCTCGCTCGCCTCGACGATCATGCTCGTTCGCGTGATCGTATTGACCCTTGCCATCGCTCCCGCAGTTGCGGGGGATCTCCTGCGCTTGCTCGGTCCAGCGCTTGCAGTGTCCCTGGTCGTCCTTGCTCTCAGCCTGAAGCGGGCGCTTGCCGGCGCTGGGGAACGTGAGACCGTTGCGCGGCCCCCGAGCCTGGCCCTGGCCTTTCTCTTTGCCGGGCTCGTCGCGGCGCTGTCCTTCGGCGCGCGCTGGGCCGGGCAACGCTATGGCAGCGAAAGCGGAGCACTCGTCATAGCTCTTGGCGGGATGGTCGACGTCGACAGCTCGGTTGCGGCTGTCGGGGCGCTTCCGGCGGGCACGCTCGCGCAGCCGCTCGCCGCCTTGGCCATCGTCGGCCCCGTCCTGTTCAATACCCTGCTGAAGCTGGGCGTCGTGCTGGCAGTGGCGGGACGGCGGGCCGGCCTGGCTGCGGCCAGTCTGGCCGTCACCGCGCTTGCCATTTTTGCCGGAGTGGGATGGGTATGGTTCTAGCGAGCGTAACAGAAGCGCCGGGACGAATGGAGAGAAGGCGCTCTCGTTTCAGGCTTTTCTGCGCTCGCGGAATTCAGCCATGCCATCAATGACTTCGCGCATCAGCTTGATCGCTTCCGCTCGCTTTTCGGCGGATTCGATCCGCTGGAGCTCGCGCTTCAGATTGGCGCTGAAGTCCGCGTAAGCGTTCTGCCAATCCTTGGCGAGCACGGACCTCAGCTCCGCCTTGCCGGAGCAGAGGCGCCGTGCCGGCGCTCCGGCGCACAGCTCGAAGGTTTCGCCGATCTCGAATGCGACCACGCTTGGATAGGTCTTCGCCATCTCTTGGCGCAGCGCGTCAATCGCGCCTGCCTCGCCGTGGTCGAGGAACAGGGTGCCCGCGATCGGCGAGCGCTTCCTGATCCAATCCATGAGCTCGCTGCGATCGGCATGCGCCGAATAGCTATCGATCCGCCGTATCTGAGCGCGAACCGCAACGTCGCGCCCTGAAATCCGCACGCGCTCCGCGCCGTCGACGATGGCCCGGCCCAGGCTGCCCTGCGACTGGAAACCGACGAAGAGGACCGTCGAATCGCGCCGGGGGAGATTGTGAAGGAGATGGTGGCGGATCCGTCCAGCCTCGCACATGCCGGAGGCGGCGAGGATCACGGCTCCCGACACGGTGTTGAGGTGCATCGATTCCAGCGTGCTTTCGACGAAATGGAACGAGGGATGCTTGAATATCTCCGCGCCGCCGAGGTCCTCAAGCTCGCCGCGATGACGCCAGAAAACTTCGGTGGCCCTGCTTGCGAGGGGGGAGTCGATGAAAACCGAGATCCCGCGAAGCTTGCCCGTGTTGATAAGCATGGCGAGATCGAGGAGTAGTTCCTGCGTGCGCTCGAGCGCGAACACGGGAATGACCAGATTTCCGCCGCGTCCTAGCGCTGCGGATACTTCCGCCTCGAGAAGATCGCGCCGCTGCGGGATCGTGACCGTGTCCCTGTCGCGATCACCGTAGGTGCTTTCGCAGATGACATGATCGAAGCCCGAAGGCGCGGAGGGGTCCGGATGAAAGCTCTTGTTTTCAGGGCCCAGGTCGCCGGAGAAGAGCGTGCGCACGTCGCCCGCGCTGATCTCTATGGAAACGGCACCGAGGATGTGGCCGGCGTTCCAGAACTGGGCGGATATGCCAGGGCAGGGCGTGAACGGCTTGCCGAGCTCGACAGTCTGGATGAGCTTGAGGACGCGCGAGGCATCCTCCACGGTGTAGATCGGCTCGATGCCGTTCTCGTCGGCGCGGTCTGCGCGGCGGTTACGCCTCTCCACGTCCTGTTCCTGGATCCGCGCGGCATCGGGCAGCATGACTGCGAGGAGGTCGCTCGTGGGCCGGGTGCACCATATTGGTCCGTCGTAACCTTCCGCGATCAGGCGAGGCAGGAGTCCGCTATGGTCGATATGGGCGTGGGTCACGAGCACTGCGGCGATCTGCTTGGGATCGAAATCCCACGGCGCGCGATTGAGGGCCTCGAGGCTGCGAGAGCCCTGGAACAGGCCGCAGTCGACCAGGATTCTCCGGCCGCCAAAGGCATATTCGAAGCAGGAGCCCGTGACGGTCTGCGCCGCGCCGTGGATCGTAAGAGTGGGAGCGGTCATCTCGTCTCCAATGTCGTGTCTGAGGTGAATTGGCCGGCCTAGGCTTCTTCGGCGCAGCTCTCGAGGCGCTCCATGTCCAGGACCTCGATCGCCCTGCGGTTGGGGATGGCTATTATCCCCTGGTCCCTGAGACCCGTAAGCTGGCGGCTGACCGTCTCGATCGTAAGGCCAAGGAGGTCGGCGATGTCCTGCCGGCCGAGCGGCAGGTCGAACTCGATCGTTTCCGCCCCGCCTCCGGCGCCCGCATAGGGTGTTGCCCGCTTTGCCATTTCGAGGAGAAAGGAGGCCACGCGCCCCGTAGCGCTTTTGCGGCCCAGCAGTAGCATCCATTGCCGCGTGCGGTCGAGCTCGGTCAGCGTACGCTGAAGCAGGCTATGCTCGAGGTGGGGGTGCTGCTGGGCGAACTCGTCGAAGGCCGAGCGCCGGAACGTGCAGACCTGGGCATCGGTCAGGGCAACGACGGAGTGGGTTGCGGTCGGACCGAAGGGCCGGCCGATGAAGTCGCTGGGAAAGATGATCCCGAGCGTCTGCTCGCGGCCATCGACCGTCGATGAACTGAGCTTGAGAACGCCTTCGATGACATTGCCCACGAGCAGCGACTCGTCGCCCTGCCAGACCATGGTCTGGCCGCGCCTGAGCAGCTGATGACGGCCCAGACTGTTGAGCGCGCCGAGTTCCTCTGGCGACAGCGAACTGCAGATTGCCGTCTCGCGGACAGAGCATTGGGCACAGGCATTCATTATCTCACCGCCTCGTCGATCTTTTCGTTGCAAATGCTATCGGCCGGCGGTTCGCAGCCAGGTATCCGTAATTTACCGAAGGGGTCTGAAGTTGGAATCGCTCAGATCGCGGTGCTGAAGCGCTGGATGGGGTCGGCTCGGTAGGGATCGAACAGGGCAGCGACCGAACGCGCATAAGGACGCGCTTCCTCCCGCAGGACGAGTCCGCTCGACTGGCGTTCGACCAGCCCTTTCTCGATGAATGGGGCCAGGCGCGAAGCCGTCTCCCCCAGCAAGGTTTCGTCGATTTCCGCCCGGCCGTGGCAAAGCAGGTCTTCGATGATCCTGGCGCGGGATTGATCCACCCGGGAGCGATCTATGCCGCGAATACTGGTCAACCGGTCCTGCGACAGCAACATCTGGTATCGGCCCGCGTTCTTCTCGTTCTGGACGATGATTTCGGGAAACGCGCTGATCGCAGAGGCACCGAGACCGACGAGCACCGGGGCCGCGTCGTCCGTGAAACCCTGAAAATTGCGATGGAGGCGGCCGTCCTGCACCGCCTTGGCCAGAGGATCGCCCGGCAGGGCAAAGTGATCGAACCCGACCGGCAGGTAACCGGCAGCGACGAGATGGCTGTATCCTTGCTCTGCCATGCGAAACCGGGTTTGCTGGTCGGGCAGCGCGCTGGCATCGATGCGCCGCTGACGCGCAAGCATGTGCGGGACATGGGCGTAGCCGAAAAGAGCCATGCGATCGGCACCCATGCGCACGGCCTCGCGAAGCGTATCTTCAAGCGCGGCGGCGGTCTGGCCGGGCAGGCCGTACATGAGGTCGAAGTTGAGCGACGTCACGCCCGCCTTGCGCAAGAGGTCGCAGCAGGCCTCGACGAGATGCAGAGGCTGTATTCTGCCGATTGCCGCTTGGATTCCGGCATCCGTCGTCTGGACGCCGAGGCTTGCCTGCGTCACGCCGACGCCGGCGAGCGCGGTGCCCCAGGCCTCATCGAGCGAGCGCGGATCCAGTTCGATCGATATGACCGGGTTAGAGAGCGCGAAGGCATGGGTAAGAGAGAGCATGAGGCGGACGAAGTCCGTGGGTGCAATCGCATTCGGGCTGCCTCCGCCAAAAGCGAGGCGGCGAACCTTGGCGGATGGAGGGAGCAGCGTCCCTACGAGGGCGATCTCGCGGTGCAGCGCATCGAGATAGCTCGCCAGCCGCGCGTGGCGATTGCTGCGGCCGGTGTTGCAACCGCAGTACCAGCAGATTTCCTCGCAGAAAGGAATATGGACGTAGAGCGACACATCGCCGCTCGTCCGGGCGAGCGCCGCCTCGAACTCCCCGGCGCCGACGCTCGGCCCGAACTCTGCCGCCGTCGGGAAGCTGGTGTAGCGCGGGACGGGCGCGGCGAGCAGATCGGGATGATAATGCCACATGCCGCTTTGCTTGGCAGAGGGCCGGGCCTTGTTCATTGCGGCAGGTCAAAAATTGCGGAGTCAGCAGCAGCGATACCGTCTTTTGCGCGAGCCGCCGGTGTGACAGCCCTTGGCGCAGCAGGGCTGCGTCCCTTCGCGTGCGGGCGCGCCAGGAGCGAAGGGTATGATTGCCACACGGTAGCCGCCGGCGCAGGTCGGGGCGGAGACCGCCATCGCGGCCGGAACCGTTGCCGTGAGCGCCGCGGGACCCAGGCTGAGCAGCGCAAAGACGGTGCGCCAGCTCATGGCAGTTCCTCGCCCTCCTCGTCGATCAGGATGCGGCTGGCCGCACCTTCGAGGTCGTCGAACTGGCCTTCCCGAAGCGCCCAGAAGAAGGCGGCGAGGCCGCAGAGCCCGAGGAACAGCGCGATGGGTATCAGAGCGGCAAGGCTGGTCATCGCGCCGCCCTCACCAGGCGAAGCGAATTGGTGATCACGAGAATCGAGCTTGTCGCCATGGCCACGGCCGCGATCAGCGGCGTCACGTAGCCGAAGATCGCCAGCGGCACGGCAAGGACGTTGTAGCCGACGGCGAGCGCGAAGTTCTCCCGTACCACGCGCATGGTCCGGCGCGCGGTCCGCAGCGAACGCGGAAGGGCGCTCAGCGAGTCTCCGAGGAAGACGATATCCGCCGCCTGGCGGCCGGCGTCGCTGGCCGTGCCCGGCGCGATCGAAGCGTCGGCGGCGGCGAGGGCGGGACCATCGTTGAGCCCGTCGCCTACCATCAGCACGCTGTGGCCGCCGTTCTGCAGCCGAACGATCGCCTCGGTCTTGTCCCGGGGACTGGCGCTTGCCTGCCCGGTGAGGCCGATGGCGCGCGCGACCTCGGCGACGGAGCGCGCGTTGTCGCCCGAAAGGATCGAGGACGGAACGCCGAGACGAGCCAATTCGTCGATCGCGGTCCTGCAGTCCGGGCGCAGGAGATCACTGAAGGCGATGAGCCGCACCGGCTCGCCGGCGATGTCGAGGGCGACCGCGATCGTCCCAGCGCTGTCTGGACGCCGCAGCGCCGCGGGCCGACCGTTCCAGACGCCTCGCACACCGTAGCCAGGGGTTTCGGTCACGTCGGTGAGCGGAGCGGGCGAATGACCGGCCAAGGCATCTGCGAGAGCGCGCGACAGCGGATGGCGGCTGTGGGAGGCCAGGGCCAGCGCGATTCCTGCGTCCCTCTGCGAGAGTGCTACGAGCGCGATGGCATCGGGCGCCGGGCGGCCCATGGTCAAGGATCCGGTCTTGTCGATCAGGGCGCGATCGACGCGGGCGAGGCGCTCGAGCGCGCTGCCGTCCTTGACCATCACCCCTTGCCGCATGAGCGCGCCGCAGG encodes:
- a CDS encoding MBL fold metallo-hydrolase RNA specificity domain-containing protein, which gives rise to MTAPTLTIHGAAQTVTGSCFEYAFGGRRILVDCGLFQGSRSLEALNRAPWDFDPKQIAAVLVTHAHIDHSGLLPRLIAEGYDGPIWCTRPTSDLLAVMLPDAARIQEQDVERRNRRADRADENGIEPIYTVEDASRVLKLIQTVELGKPFTPCPGISAQFWNAGHILGAVSIEISAGDVRTLFSGDLGPENKSFHPDPSAPSGFDHVICESTYGDRDRDTVTIPQRRDLLEAEVSAALGRGGNLVIPVFALERTQELLLDLAMLINTGKLRGISVFIDSPLASRATEVFWRHRGELEDLGGAEIFKHPSFHFVESTLESMHLNTVSGAVILAASGMCEAGRIRHHLLHNLPRRDSTVLFVGFQSQGSLGRAIVDGAERVRISGRDVAVRAQIRRIDSYSAHADRSELMDWIRKRSPIAGTLFLDHGEAGAIDALRQEMAKTYPSVVAFEIGETFELCAGAPARRLCSGKAELRSVLAKDWQNAYADFSANLKRELQRIESAEKRAEAIKLMREVIDGMAEFRERRKA
- a CDS encoding MgtC/SapB family protein: MDIAASARGLALATAIGLLIGAERGWRMRHEEPGTRVAGVRTFALLGLLGGLATIASAHGLGALAFLVLLGAIAMLLIGYHSEMRSAAHLSATSAIAGVTTILLGGLAAAGYMALACVGAGAAVALLASREALHGAIGRTSQAEMTALLRLALVTFLILPILPDADIGPWGGINPRRIWFVVVVVGAISFGGYVLARWQGGRRGPLMAALVGALVSSTAVTIEAARRIRESGTSPADDGAVSLASTIMLVRVIVLTLAIAPAVAGDLLRLLGPALAVSLVVLALSLKRALAGAGERETVARPPSLALAFLFAGLVAALSFGARWAGQRYGSESGALVIALGGMVDVDSSVAAVGALPAGTLAQPLAALAIVGPVLFNTLLKLGVVLAVAGRRAGLAAASLAVTALAIFAGVGWVWF
- the ccoS gene encoding cbb3-type cytochrome oxidase assembly protein CcoS, which codes for MTSLAALIPIALFLGLCGLAAFFWALREGQFDDLEGAASRILIDEEGEELP
- the hemN gene encoding oxygen-independent coproporphyrinogen III oxidase — its product is MWHYHPDLLAAPVPRYTSFPTAAEFGPSVGAGEFEAALARTSGDVSLYVHIPFCEEICWYCGCNTGRSNRHARLASYLDALHREIALVGTLLPPSAKVRRLAFGGGSPNAIAPTDFVRLMLSLTHAFALSNPVISIELDPRSLDEAWGTALAGVGVTQASLGVQTTDAGIQAAIGRIQPLHLVEACCDLLRKAGVTSLNFDLMYGLPGQTAAALEDTLREAVRMGADRMALFGYAHVPHMLARQRRIDASALPDQQTRFRMAEQGYSHLVAAGYLPVGFDHFALPGDPLAKAVQDGRLHRNFQGFTDDAAPVLVGLGASAISAFPEIIVQNEKNAGRYQMLLSQDRLTSIRGIDRSRVDQSRARIIEDLLCHGRAEIDETLLGETASRLAPFIEKGLVERQSSGLVLREEARPYARSVAALFDPYRADPIQRFSTAI
- a CDS encoding Crp/Fnr family transcriptional regulator, with the protein product MNACAQCSVRETAICSSLSPEELGALNSLGRHQLLRRGQTMVWQGDESLLVGNVIEGVLKLSSSTVDGREQTLGIIFPSDFIGRPFGPTATHSVVALTDAQVCTFRRSAFDEFAQQHPHLEHSLLQRTLTELDRTRQWMLLLGRKSATGRVASFLLEMAKRATPYAGAGGGAETIEFDLPLGRQDIADLLGLTIETVSRQLTGLRDQGIIAIPNRRAIEVLDMERLESCAEEA